One Narcine bancroftii isolate sNarBan1 chromosome 3, sNarBan1.hap1, whole genome shotgun sequence DNA window includes the following coding sequences:
- the LOC138759215 gene encoding transmembrane protein 17B-like isoform X2 codes for MAALSLTCGFLLSLLPLPTRVIAQKGVHLPAQQVWDRLHYSCPQPALIGRPPRPFKTPVTVGLVVRATSRKTMASKEAAAEGLLRRRIRAFEDVIDADQLPFQPGESFLASPTLHIILYVNVLFFIFSWFTEILLLQPRFQEMEQRFRILTQVVVTYFTVTDIIRLYLGTAGNQGKVRLLTLFLGLTVVMMASCLLLVHSHLAAQFTPVESNLFLSAVGLQAAEMVFGGLALRTMRRMMA; via the exons ATGGCGGCACTGTCCCTCACATGTGGgtttctgctgtctctcctccccctccccaccagggTTATAGCCCAGAAAGGGGTTCACCTCCCCGCCCAGCAGGTCTGGGACCGCCTACATTACTCCTGCCCACAGCCCGCGCTGATTGGTCGCCCGCCACGACCCTTCAAGACGCCTGTCACAGTTGGCCTGGTCGTCCGAGCAACCAGTCGCAAGACGATGGCGAGCAAGGAGGCGGCCGCCGAAGGGCTATTGCGCAGACGCATCCGCGCCTTCGAAGACGTCATCGACGCAGACCAGCTCCCCTTTCAGCCAG GGGAGAGCTTCCTAGCAAGTCCAACTCTGCACATCATTCTCTACGTTAACGTTCTGTTCTTCATCTTCTCTTGGTTCACTGAGATCCTGTTGCTCCAACCACGG TTCCAGGAGATGGAGCAGCGGTTCCGGATTCTGACACAGGTCGTGGTCACTTACTTCACCGTGACCGACATCATCCGCTTGTACTTGGGGACAGCCGGGAACCAGGGGAAG gtACGCCTGCTGACCCTCTTCCTGGGGCTGACGGTGGTAATGATGGCCTCCTGCCTCCTGCTCGTTCACAGCCACCTCGCCGCCCAGTTCACCCCCGTTGAGAGCAACCTCTTCCTATCAGCAGTGGGGCTGCAGGCAGCGGAGATGGTGTTCGGAGGCCTGGCTCTACGGACCATGCGGCGGATGATGGCCTGA
- the LOC138759215 gene encoding transmembrane protein 17B-like isoform X1, with amino-acid sequence MWVSAVSPPPPHQGYSPERGSPPRPAGLGPPTLLLPTARADWSPATTLQDACHSWPGRPSNQSQDDGEQGGGRRRAIAQTHPRLRRRHRRRPAPLSARCRLKDGRRGESFLASPTLHIILYVNVLFFIFSWFTEILLLQPRFQEMEQRFRILTQVVVTYFTVTDIIRLYLGTAGNQGKVRLLTLFLGLTVVMMASCLLLVHSHLAAQFTPVESNLFLSAVGLQAAEMVFGGLALRTMRRMMA; translated from the exons ATGTGGgtttctgctgtctctcctccccctccccaccagggTTATAGCCCAGAAAGGGGTTCACCTCCCCGCCCAGCAGGTCTGGGACCGCCTACATTACTCCTGCCCACAGCCCGCGCTGATTGGTCGCCCGCCACGACCCTTCAAGACGCCTGTCACAGTTGGCCTGGTCGTCCGAGCAACCAGTCGCAAGACGATGGCGAGCAAGGAGGCGGCCGCCGAAGGGCTATTGCGCAGACGCATCCGCGCCTTCGAAGACGTCATCGACGCAGACCAGCTCCCCTTTCAGCCAGGTGCCGTCTCAAAGATGGCCGTAGGG GGGAGAGCTTCCTAGCAAGTCCAACTCTGCACATCATTCTCTACGTTAACGTTCTGTTCTTCATCTTCTCTTGGTTCACTGAGATCCTGTTGCTCCAACCACGG TTCCAGGAGATGGAGCAGCGGTTCCGGATTCTGACACAGGTCGTGGTCACTTACTTCACCGTGACCGACATCATCCGCTTGTACTTGGGGACAGCCGGGAACCAGGGGAAG gtACGCCTGCTGACCCTCTTCCTGGGGCTGACGGTGGTAATGATGGCCTCCTGCCTCCTGCTCGTTCACAGCCACCTCGCCGCCCAGTTCACCCCCGTTGAGAGCAACCTCTTCCTATCAGCAGTGGGGCTGCAGGCAGCGGAGATGGTGTTCGGAGGCCTGGCTCTACGGACCATGCGGCGGATGATGGCCTGA